CCATCGCCTTCCAGTTCCCCTCCTATAAAAAGAAAGGCCTAAAAATAGCTCAATTCCAATCGCCTCTCCgactctctctcgatctctctaGACAATGGGTTTCTTGATGAAGGATTCCAAGCTGATCGCCACTCACTATCTGCTGTGTAAAGGAGCGATCTTGCTGGCCCTACTGAGACAGGTCTTGTCTTGGGCTCTCAAGCTGAGAAACAGAGCCGCCgccatcaccctcttttcgCTTGCCTCCAGAGAGAGCCTCCTCTCtcgttctcctcctccttcttcttcttcacttcgCGCGTCTTCCGATATCGTCGGAGACGGTCTTCCCCTGGCCACTTACGGAGACGCCGTGGCCGAGAGGCTGCGGGCGAGCTGCGACACTTGCGCGGTTTGCTTCAGCCCGTTGATGGAGGGCGAAGAGGTGAGGGTGCTCAGGAACTGCCGCCACGTCTACCACAGGGAGTGCCTCGACGGGTGGGTAGGATGTGATTCCGATCACGGTCGCGATCGTCCCGGCGATCGTAGCAATCACAGGACGTGCCCGCTTTGCAGGGCCCCGCTGTGGGGTCCTCCTCCTTCGCGGAGCTTGAGGTGGGACAGGACAGAGCCCAGGTGGAGCGTGAAGAGACTCTGTTCCTCCGTCTGGGGATGCGATCTGTAGCGACAGAGCAGTTCGGACATGCGTGACGATGAAGCAGGAAAGCAGCAAAAAATACAAACCTCGTGAGGTTTACGGGATGTGATATGTCGTGCATTTCCCCACTCCGTTTTTGTATTTGAAGTTTGTATCTCTTTCTTCTACAGCTCAATTAAGAAGAGGATCTCGATGGATCCTTGTTTTTGAACTTGTCTATTTACGATCGAGTGGAgctaaaaaattttctttttctcattttcacatAAAGATTTTAAGTATTATTCGAATCTTTCCAGAGTAATTCATCATTATCGAATGCAACATTCAACTCTCTGTTGTATTGCGCTGTGTGTTTGTTCGCCCATTTGTTTGTATGATCGCAAGCCTTTATGAAATAACTtcaatgagaaagaaaaaaagaaggcgtTAAGACAGACCCTCCTGACCTTGAGTGCAAAAgtgttgaattttttatttgaagcataaatattttgttgttgttgaggAAAAAGTACGAAAAAGTTATACACAAATCCTTTAAGGTATgcccttacaaaaaaaaaaaaaaatcctttaagGTATGCAATGAGACATTTGCAAATGGCTTCCCTCTTGGGGCAAGCTGCCCATTTGAAGGTCCATTCGAGTTGACAATCCTACAAAAAGCTAGTTTCTTTCGAATTTTCAAACGGCCCGCCCTCGTCCATTAATTGATTGGGGCTAACATGCAAGACCTTATTTAAGGGGAAATTCTTATCCGAGCCTGAATCTAATGGGTGAAACACATTGTAACGATTGATTTTGTGTAATCCTTAAAAAACAACAACCATGATGTACAGTTCAACGGCCTTGGTCCAAGGAAGAAATTCTCTAATATGACGACCATTAAAAAATATCCGCGCTTTGCGGCGCATGTCGTACTCAATACCAGTCATAACATCTAAAAAATTCATACAATGAGTTACCATACTTTATTGAAGCGTAGCATTCTTTCATAGAGAAGAACATAATCATTGGTTACATACGCAATTCCGTAATTTTCCGTACGTGTATTTTGTTTCATCCTATCAAAATCACACTTGAATCAACTTGTAGTCTTGATTAATTAAATGAGCATCTACTTCTCCATTCCAAAAGCACATGGAAATCAAATCCAAgaaaccttcttcttttttctattaaAGTTCTATTTTCGTAAAGTTCAACAAGATAAACTAAATTAAATCATCAACAACAtggaaaaaagggggaaaagaaagaaaggacatAGTCCGAAAGACAGGCCCAAATTGACGGGCTTAAGTGAAGCCCATCGAGGCCCATACCCGAGGACCCGAAAATGCAAAAGTCCAAATCAAGATAATCGccagaaaagaaataataaaacgTCAAAAATCGTGCTCTTTCGACTTCCGTCGTAGAATATTTTACCAGCTGTGCTCGCCGGAGCTgaggaaaacagagagagatgcaggttcctcttcttctctaGCTCCGTGCAGATCTGCATCTCCCCTTCCCGCTAGATCTCCGATCCCACGAGGCCAAAGGTACGCTTCTACGTCGCTTTGCGATCGTGCCGTGTCTCTGTGCATGAGAATGCCGTGATCTCGTGCCGGAGATCTCTCTCGGGCTCGATCCCTCCGGTTCGAGGTTCGCCGTTGACCTTCTCGCCGCTAATTCTTCCGTCCGCGTTCGTAGCCCGCGCAGCGAGTGCGGTGAGGAGCGAGCTGGAATCGAGAAATGGCGGGTGGAGCGGCGGGCGGGTTCGTCACCCGAGCGTTCGAGTCGATGCTCAAGGAGTGCGCCAGCTCCAAGAAACATCCCGACCTCCGAAACGCTATTCAGTCGTACATAGGTACGTGCAATTGGACATCGCTTCGGTCGTTTTCTCTTGCGCGCGAATCGTGAAGTTGGCGACTGTCGAGGCGGAGATGCTGATTTGGTCGCTCGTTCGTTTCGTTTTTTGCACAGAGTTAGGCGCGTTT
This genomic interval from Rhodamnia argentea isolate NSW1041297 chromosome 4, ASM2092103v1, whole genome shotgun sequence contains the following:
- the LOC115740927 gene encoding RING-H2 finger protein ATL5 produces the protein MGFLMKDSKLIATHYLLCKGAILLALLRQVLSWALKLRNRAAAITLFSLASRESLLSRSPPPSSSSLRASSDIVGDGLPLATYGDAVAERLRASCDTCAVCFSPLMEGEEVRVLRNCRHVYHRECLDGWVGCDSDHGRDRPGDRSNHRTCPLCRAPLWGPPPSRSLRWDRTEPRWSVKRLCSSVWGCDL